One stretch of Paenibacillus sp. FSL R5-0341 DNA includes these proteins:
- a CDS encoding nitroreductase family protein → MSGIEKNETLRVISERHAVKKYEKGFELPEADLNAILTAAAEAPSSWNLQHWRFLVIESEADKAKLLPVAYGQSQIAESSVTIAVLGDLEANRNTVIYDQAVEAGALTAEVRDALVGQINGAYQNAQTARDEAIRNASFASQNIMLAARSLGYDTCPIGGYNPQKLIETFNIPARFVPTLLITVGKAAQPARPSGRLPLSEVVVKGSF, encoded by the coding sequence ATGTCAGGCATTGAAAAAAATGAAACACTTCGCGTTATTAGCGAACGCCATGCTGTCAAAAAGTACGAAAAAGGGTTTGAATTGCCTGAAGCTGATCTCAATGCGATTTTGACAGCAGCTGCTGAAGCACCATCTTCATGGAACCTGCAACACTGGAGATTCCTCGTAATTGAATCCGAAGCAGACAAAGCGAAATTGCTGCCAGTTGCTTACGGTCAAAGTCAAATCGCGGAAAGTTCAGTTACAATTGCTGTTCTCGGAGATTTGGAAGCAAACCGTAACACGGTAATCTACGATCAAGCTGTTGAAGCCGGCGCACTGACTGCTGAGGTTCGTGACGCATTGGTTGGACAGATTAACGGTGCTTACCAAAACGCACAAACGGCTCGCGATGAAGCGATCCGCAATGCATCCTTTGCTTCCCAAAATATTATGCTTGCTGCACGCTCCCTGGGTTACGATACATGTCCAATCGGTGGATATAATCCACAAAAACTGATCGAAACATTCAACATTCCTGCACGATTTGTGCCAACGTTGTTGATCACTGTAGGTAAAGCTGCACAGCCAGCTCGCCCGTCAGGACGTTTGCCATTGTCTGAGGTTGTTGTTAAAGGTTCTTTCTAA
- a CDS encoding S-layer homology domain-containing protein — MKKNILATLTAGALLTLSLSAGPIHAAQTQFTDIQGIAGADKIESLHQDGFIKGVSDSLFKPELELNTAQGIQLIADGLNLNLDTIRFIKMPVPSDYFSAVKDGVWYSDAFIRAQFNGIQMSQDIDPSKGLTREQYTLFLMQGIEAKGGLPMIKIQPVDIADEQELTPEYQGAIQRSLVLKINELDADGNFNPKQTITRAEAAVMMYNAIEYLESFHAPQIPETPEK, encoded by the coding sequence ATGAAGAAAAATATACTTGCTACATTAACCGCGGGAGCTCTGCTCACGCTCTCTCTAAGTGCAGGTCCAATCCACGCTGCACAGACCCAATTCACGGATATTCAAGGTATTGCAGGAGCCGACAAAATCGAATCTCTCCATCAGGATGGATTCATCAAAGGTGTGAGCGACAGCTTGTTCAAACCTGAACTGGAGTTAAATACCGCTCAGGGCATTCAACTGATTGCGGACGGCCTGAATCTGAATCTGGACACGATTCGTTTTATCAAAATGCCGGTACCAAGTGACTACTTCTCTGCTGTAAAAGATGGCGTATGGTACAGTGATGCATTTATCCGCGCCCAATTTAATGGAATTCAGATGTCACAGGATATCGATCCATCCAAAGGGCTCACTCGTGAACAATACACGCTGTTCCTGATGCAAGGCATCGAGGCCAAAGGTGGTCTGCCGATGATTAAAATCCAACCTGTGGACATTGCCGACGAACAGGAACTTACTCCGGAGTATCAAGGTGCTATTCAACGTTCACTCGTTCTCAAAATCAATGAACTGGATGCTGACGGCAACTTCAATCCCAAACAAACGATTACTCGTGCTGAAGCAGCCGTTATGATGTATAACGCAATCGAGTATCTGGAATCGTTCCATGCACCGCAAATCCCGGAAACACCTGAAAAGTAA
- a CDS encoding AraC family transcriptional regulator translates to MQKLIVLPDPLLQETAAYPVTSGLYVTDIGYFHEAEHHYRDRPDGCESHILMYCAQGTGWYSMDGGKTYDVRPGNLIILPAHVPHVYGANAAEPWSIFWIHLRGEHALSYIEPLLAHHITTMPPAKAQKWLELFHECYGALETGYSMQTMTYASQIIGYMLGMLAYGPETTGTDGGVMSSKRAAEQSVQYMLKHLENGITLKELAAHARLSVPHYSQLFKQATGHSPIDYFLRLKIQHSCRYLDFTDWTVKQISSELGFKDPYYFSRLFSKMMGRSPTDYRNKSKG, encoded by the coding sequence ATGCAAAAACTCATTGTGCTTCCTGACCCGCTGCTGCAAGAAACCGCAGCTTATCCGGTCACGTCCGGATTATATGTTACCGATATCGGTTACTTTCACGAAGCAGAGCATCATTACCGTGACCGTCCCGATGGTTGTGAATCACACATTCTGATGTACTGTGCCCAAGGCACAGGCTGGTATTCGATGGATGGCGGCAAGACATATGATGTCCGCCCGGGAAACCTCATTATATTGCCTGCACATGTTCCTCATGTGTACGGAGCCAACGCAGCCGAACCATGGAGCATCTTCTGGATTCATCTGCGCGGGGAACACGCTTTATCCTACATAGAACCCTTGTTAGCCCACCATATTACTACCATGCCACCAGCCAAGGCTCAAAAATGGCTTGAGCTTTTTCATGAATGTTACGGCGCGCTAGAAACGGGTTACTCCATGCAGACGATGACATATGCCTCCCAGATTATCGGTTATATGCTGGGTATGCTCGCTTATGGACCTGAGACGACAGGAACAGATGGCGGGGTCATGAGCAGTAAACGTGCGGCTGAACAATCTGTTCAATATATGCTGAAGCATCTGGAGAACGGAATCACTCTCAAGGAACTGGCAGCACACGCCCGGCTCTCTGTCCCCCATTACTCTCAGTTGTTCAAACAAGCTACCGGGCATTCGCCCATCGATTATTTCCTGCGGCTCAAGATCCAGCATTCCTGCCGCTATCTGGATTTTACCGATTGGACCGTCAAGCAGATCAGTTCCGAGCTTGGATTCAAGGACCCGTACTACTTTTCCCGACTGTTCAGCAAAATGATGGGCCGTTCTCCCACGGATTACCGAAATAAATCCAAAGGATAG